The region CAAGCGGATGGAGTTTCATTAATAAATCATAAAACAACGGGAATTAAGGCAGGTGGAGATATATCAGGACCCCCTCAAAAATAAGAAAGGAGAAACATTACTATGGTTGTAGGAAGTTTAGGTAAAGTAATCTTTGCTTGTAGTAATTTTTATATTAAAACTCTTGACTCTTTAAATAGAGATATAAATTACAGATGGATAGAACATCAAATAATAGGGAGTAAACCTAAGCTTCAATTTGATGGAGTAAATTTGGAAAATATAAAATTTAATATACATTTAAATGCTGCTTTTAATGTGAATCCTGCTAAATCAGCTCAAGAGTTAAAAGAGTATGGAGCAAAGGGAGAGAAACTTAGGTTTATTCTAGGAGGGAAAGTTATTGGAACTTATGTTATAGAAAATATTTCAGAAGTATATAAAAGTTACACAGGGTTAGGGACTGTAACAAAAATTGATTTATCTCTTCAATTAAAGGAGTATAACTAAACTAATGGAAATGCAAATTACTCAAAATGAAAAAGAATATATATTTAAACCTAAAAATTCGAGTAAAGAAATTGCTCAAAATATAGAAAATATAGTGACTAGAGTGAAAGGAAATATTCCCCTAGCAAGACATAAAGGAATAATAGTAGAAAATGTTGATAAACCTCAACTTGTTATAGAAGCAGAGATGACCGCTGATACAGTTGAGGAAATAGAAAGAGAAGAAAAAAGATTTAAAGTGTCTGAAATTAATTTAACATCTAACA is a window of Candidatus Fusobacterium pullicola DNA encoding:
- a CDS encoding phage tail protein: MVVGSLGKVIFACSNFYIKTLDSLNRDINYRWIEHQIIGSKPKLQFDGVNLENIKFNIHLNAAFNVNPAKSAQELKEYGAKGEKLRFILGGKVIGTYVIENISEVYKSYTGLGTVTKIDLSLQLKEYN